The genomic stretch GGTGCGCTGACGCTGGCATGGTCACTGCCATTAGGATGGGTCTAATGATCTCATCTTCCCTTTCTTTCCCGGAATTAATGGTGTTCAGATGGGCCGAATGAAGCGAAACTACGTGCAAATCATGTGTAAATTGACTCGGTTAGAAGCCTTTATTCTAATGTGTATTCCAGTTTTCCAGCCTGCCCCATTTGGCACCCCagctcccctcccccctccctttCCTTTTTCCTACATATCTTCTTTAGCCTTAACGAGCCTCGTTAAGATCGCAATAATATTCCACCCTCTAATTGCTCATCCCATTCAACAAATACGCGCACATTGGCTTTTTCCTGCATGCGAGCCGGGCGGGGGGGTGGCGATGCAGGCTGCGATAACCCCCCGTGCGTGCGGCGCGGCGCTGAAGCCTCTACGTACTGGCTGATGATTGGCACACCTGACAGTGATTGGCAGGGCTGCCATGACAACCTCACAACGACACGGAGGAGACCAATAGAAAAGCGAAACAAAATGTTTCAATGCTTACACTCACGGTGGATGTAGGGGAGATATTATGAGGCTGGTGTCATTAGGCGAGAGCTATTGAATCATTCAATCTTGACTCGTCGTTTCTTTTTCCTTGataattttctttctctctcaggtCATTCCATGGTTTTCAGATCCCCTTTAGAGCTTTATCCCTCCCATTTCTTCCTGCCAAACTTCGCTGATCGCCCCTTGGTCCTGGCGAGCAGCGCGCCCAGCGCCCGGTCTCCAGAAGAGTTGTCCATGTTTCAGCTGCCCACCCTCAACTTCTCCCCGGAGCAGGTGGCCAGTGTCTGCGAGACGCTGGAGGAGACCGGGGACATCGAGCGCCTGGGACGCTTCCTCTGGTCCCTGCCGGTGGCCCCGGGCGCCTGCGAGGCCATCAACAAGCATGAGTCCATCCTGCGCGCCCGCGCCGTGGTGGCCTTCCACACGGGCAATTTCAGAGACCTGTACCACATCCTGGAGAATCACAAGTTCACCAAGGACTCCCACGGCAAACTACAGGCCATGTGGCTAGAAGCCCACTATCAGGAGGCCGAGAAGCTGCGCGGTCGCCCCCTAGGACCCGTCGACAAGTACAGGGTGCGGAAGAAGTTCCCTCTTCCCAGGACCATCTGGGACGGCGAGCAGAAGACCCACTGCTTCAAGGAGCGGACGCGCAGCCTCCTCAGGGAGTGGTATCTGCAGGACCCGTACCCCAACCCCAGCAAGAAAAGGGAACTGGCTCAGGCCACTGGACTCACTCCCACACAAGTCGGGAATTGGTTTAAAAATCGCAGGCAAAGAGACAGAGCCGCAGCTGCAAAGAACAGGTCAGTTGGGTTTGTCTTTTTTGTCCTGGTGTGCAGCGCGCACTGCACGGAGATGTGTGACAGAAAGCTGGAAAAGAAATTTgcattgaaaacattttaaataagttGGTCGAATTCttacaaaataaatctaaaagCGACTCAACGGGTTGTCGTCTTGTGAAATGAAAAGGCgaaagagaaacagagaaaaGAGGGAGCCCGAGACTAGGGAGGGAATCTCAGCGacattttaagttttattttcgCGTGTAAACAAGCCATAGATCAGTTTCCAGAGACGAA from Amia ocellicauda isolate fAmiCal2 chromosome 23, fAmiCal2.hap1, whole genome shotgun sequence encodes the following:
- the six3a gene encoding homeobox protein SIX3a, translated to MVFRSPLELYPSHFFLPNFADRPLVLASSAPSARSPEELSMFQLPTLNFSPEQVASVCETLEETGDIERLGRFLWSLPVAPGACEAINKHESILRARAVVAFHTGNFRDLYHILENHKFTKDSHGKLQAMWLEAHYQEAEKLRGRPLGPVDKYRVRKKFPLPRTIWDGEQKTHCFKERTRSLLREWYLQDPYPNPSKKRELAQATGLTPTQVGNWFKNRRQRDRAAAAKNRLQHQAIGQNGLRSLSESGCTPHSSAESPSTAASPTTSVSSMTERVDNGTSILSVTSSDSECDV